A region from the Rhodothermus profundi genome encodes:
- a CDS encoding GumC family protein has product MAHYRHHSLIVARGGQRGGLPPASSETRDEGRINFAEIWHTIRRGKWIILLTTLVVAGVIGAYTYTLPPVYESSAIVFVDTRGSGNAPVSVAAFTPIERRALSNELGILKNSAELATRVAKAIVATAETAGAKERFPILAPTEDGREPSIREIAFRLRERVRFRPLSDQDMIVITAESTTPEEAAVIANRYAEEYEKYSRERSRESLAAAREFVEKQVEQRRQELEALERQWEAFARSRQVVRLGPQGERLVAEVAQLEAQRDAARFQLEQEKSALQFIEQELQKLEPGLVNELVKSRQVATLEAQIDALSKKIAELKVQAEQYYVFNPKLRGNEEKLGDQQLVEIVRQIDHFEKQREALQAQLVQEMLGRSGQTPATEPLSYVEQLRARRIEKQLAIQELERQIEAFNQELAKYEDQLARLPRQQIELEQLERRRAMAEQWYTTFVQELQRIMIAEQSELGYVKIVSSAFVPTVPVRPNRAQNIVLGILIGLGLGLGLAFLKQAMHTQLDDPEQVREHGYTLLGVVPAMEPYIRKHFRGRKVVEVDNRPRSTTLITLLDPWSPIAENFRLIRTNLQHTQANKGRATTWLVTSPEMGDGKTVVAANLAVASAHGGQRTLLIDADLRRPRAHELLGLADQPGLAELLLGKMRPDPESWATDIPNLYFLPAGVVDQPPPELLGSPRMAQLVEFLRKHFDVIVLDSPPVLAVTDSVLLAQLAEATLMVVSAGRTDIKALDIARQTLESVNVSIAGVVFNRYRADKRKGYAYGYGYGRRYHKSYGYYAREAATG; this is encoded by the coding sequence TCAACTTTGCTGAAATCTGGCATACGATCCGGCGTGGTAAATGGATTATTCTGCTGACCACGCTGGTCGTGGCCGGGGTCATTGGGGCCTATACGTACACGCTACCGCCGGTGTATGAGTCCAGCGCGATTGTTTTTGTGGACACGCGCGGCAGTGGCAATGCGCCGGTCAGCGTGGCGGCGTTTACGCCTATTGAGCGCAGGGCCCTTTCCAACGAACTGGGCATCCTGAAAAACTCGGCGGAGCTGGCCACGCGGGTAGCTAAGGCTATTGTGGCCACCGCAGAGACGGCGGGCGCAAAGGAGCGGTTTCCAATTCTGGCGCCTACCGAAGATGGTCGGGAGCCGAGCATCCGAGAGATTGCTTTTCGGCTGCGCGAGCGGGTACGCTTCCGGCCGCTTTCTGACCAGGACATGATCGTCATTACGGCCGAGAGTACGACGCCAGAGGAGGCGGCCGTGATCGCCAACCGCTACGCGGAAGAGTATGAGAAGTATAGCCGGGAGCGCAGCCGTGAAAGTCTGGCGGCCGCGCGGGAGTTTGTCGAAAAGCAGGTTGAGCAGCGCCGTCAGGAGCTGGAAGCGCTGGAGCGCCAGTGGGAAGCGTTTGCGCGTTCGCGCCAGGTGGTGCGTCTGGGCCCCCAGGGGGAACGTCTGGTCGCTGAAGTCGCGCAGCTTGAAGCGCAGCGGGATGCTGCTCGTTTCCAGTTGGAGCAGGAAAAGTCTGCGTTGCAATTCATCGAGCAGGAACTGCAGAAGCTGGAACCTGGCCTGGTCAACGAGCTGGTCAAAAGCCGACAGGTTGCCACGCTGGAGGCGCAGATTGATGCGCTTTCGAAAAAGATTGCTGAGCTGAAAGTGCAGGCGGAGCAGTACTACGTGTTCAATCCGAAATTGCGCGGTAATGAAGAGAAGCTGGGAGACCAGCAGTTGGTCGAGATTGTTCGGCAGATTGATCACTTTGAAAAGCAACGGGAAGCGCTGCAGGCGCAGTTGGTCCAGGAGATGCTGGGACGCAGCGGCCAGACGCCTGCCACAGAGCCTTTGAGCTATGTGGAGCAGCTTCGCGCCCGGCGGATCGAAAAACAACTGGCGATTCAGGAGCTTGAACGCCAGATTGAAGCGTTCAACCAGGAGCTGGCCAAGTATGAAGATCAGCTTGCCCGTCTGCCGCGTCAGCAGATCGAGCTGGAGCAGCTGGAGCGGCGCCGCGCAATGGCCGAGCAGTGGTACACAACGTTTGTGCAGGAGCTCCAGCGCATCATGATTGCTGAGCAATCTGAGCTGGGCTATGTAAAGATCGTCAGCAGCGCGTTTGTCCCGACCGTGCCGGTTCGTCCAAACCGGGCGCAGAACATTGTGCTGGGGATTCTGATTGGTCTGGGACTGGGACTGGGACTGGCCTTCTTGAAACAGGCGATGCATACCCAGCTCGACGATCCCGAGCAGGTGCGGGAGCATGGCTATACGCTGCTGGGCGTGGTCCCTGCGATGGAGCCCTATATTCGGAAGCATTTTCGGGGGCGGAAAGTTGTCGAGGTCGATAATCGACCGCGCAGCACTACGCTCATTACGCTGCTAGATCCCTGGTCGCCCATTGCCGAAAACTTCCGACTGATTCGGACTAATCTGCAACACACGCAGGCCAACAAAGGCCGTGCGACGACGTGGCTGGTAACCAGCCCGGAGATGGGCGACGGCAAGACGGTAGTAGCAGCCAATCTGGCGGTAGCGAGTGCGCACGGAGGGCAGCGTACGTTGCTGATAGATGCGGACCTGCGGCGCCCACGGGCACACGAATTGCTCGGACTGGCCGATCAGCCAGGCCTGGCTGAGCTGTTGCTGGGCAAAATGCGGCCGGATCCTGAAAGCTGGGCTACGGATATCCCCAACCTGTATTTCTTGCCGGCTGGCGTAGTTGACCAGCCACCACCTGAGTTGCTGGGGTCGCCGCGCATGGCGCAGTTGGTGGAGTTTTTGCGCAAGCACTTTGACGTCATCGTGCTGGACTCTCCGCCGGTGCTGGCGGTTACTGACTCGGTGCTGCTGGCGCAACTGGCTGAGGCAACGCTGATGGTGGTCTCGGCAGGGCGCACTGATATTAAAGCGCTGGATATTGCGCGGCAGACGCTCGAGTCGGTTAATGTGTCGATTGCAGGTGTGGTGTTCAACCGCTACCGGGCTGATAAACGCAAAGGTTATGCTTATGGGTATGGCTATGGCCGCCGATACCATAAGAGCTACGGCTACTATGCCCGGGAAGCGGCGACCGGCTAA